A part of Paenibacillus donghaensis genomic DNA contains:
- a CDS encoding CAP domain-containing protein gives MKSKTLRAMIGGSVAAVMALGISLPLEAKAQAQETTTVVKAEMSYAQFLQYLSKYNIKGFPFAGSSAAGDQPQKPTAPVAKPTATAAPVAKPTATAAPVAKPTATAAPVVKPTATPAPTAAPVATAKPAPTTVAAAGNTASASYAQQIVSLVNKERAAAGLSAVSGLDSLNKVAAAKATDMRANNYFSHTSPTYGSPFDMMASFGVTYRAAGENIAMGQRSAEEVMTAWMNSPGHRANILNKDFNYIGVGFDNNYWVQEFIGK, from the coding sequence ATGAAAAGCAAAACTTTAAGAGCAATGATAGGTGGAAGTGTAGCGGCTGTTATGGCGCTTGGCATTTCTCTTCCATTAGAAGCAAAGGCACAGGCCCAGGAAACGACAACCGTGGTAAAAGCAGAGATGAGCTACGCTCAGTTCCTACAATACCTAAGCAAGTATAATATCAAGGGATTCCCTTTTGCCGGTAGCTCAGCAGCAGGGGACCAGCCTCAGAAGCCCACGGCACCTGTAGCGAAGCCAACGGCAACAGCTGCGCCTGTAGCGAAACCAACGGCAACAGCTGCGCCTGTAGCGAAACCAACGGCAACAGCTGCGCCTGTAGTGAAACCAACGGCAACGCCGGCACCTACTGCAGCGCCAGTTGCCACAGCGAAACCGGCACCGACTACAGTAGCCGCTGCAGGGAACACAGCCAGCGCTAGCTATGCCCAGCAGATCGTTTCGCTGGTGAACAAGGAACGTGCAGCAGCGGGTCTTTCGGCTGTCTCCGGATTGGACAGCCTTAACAAGGTGGCCGCAGCCAAAGCAACCGATATGCGGGCTAATAATTACTTCTCCCACACCTCCCCGACGTACGGTTCACCTTTTGACATGATGGCGTCATTTGGAGTAACTTACCGTGCGGCCGGAGAGAATATTGCTATGGGTCAACGTTCCGCAGAAGAGGTAATGACTGCCTGGATGAACAGCCCGGGTCACCGTGCCAATATCCTGAACAAGGATTTTAACTACATCGGTGTAGGGTTCGACAACAACTATTGGGTTCAGGAATTTATCGGTAAATAA
- a CDS encoding ABC transporter permease has protein sequence MTNLLPLIRNECLKIIKKKRFFVILLILLVLVPMFTYAQMRIAERSRDKFNSDWRLEVQQQITDNQNSLGSDRIPEEWKSYRRIFVQQLQYYLDHNVNPNEPSGVTFTREFLDNSVSLFIPLLIMAVASDLVSGERTTGTIKMLLTRPVRRWKVLFSKMTALLMFVSLIVLATYLVSYLVSGLAFGYKGFDLPVFTGFQLNGDSVDMSSVHAVPQWKYMLMQGGLIWFVSVVVALLAFMVSVLVRSTAASIVVMMAALIAGTILTNMAAAWTTAKYLFMVNLGLTGYLAGTPAPIEGMTLPFSLAVLAVWGAVSVIISFAVFTKRDILN, from the coding sequence TTGACTAACCTGCTTCCACTCATCCGCAATGAGTGTTTGAAGATCATAAAGAAGAAACGTTTTTTCGTAATCCTACTGATTCTGCTTGTTCTCGTGCCCATGTTCACTTACGCTCAGATGCGGATTGCTGAACGCAGCCGCGATAAATTTAATTCCGACTGGCGCCTTGAGGTGCAGCAGCAGATCACCGATAACCAGAATTCACTGGGCAGCGACCGGATTCCCGAGGAGTGGAAGTCTTACCGGCGGATTTTTGTGCAGCAGCTGCAGTATTATCTCGATCATAATGTCAATCCGAACGAACCCAGCGGCGTAACCTTTACCCGCGAATTTCTGGACAACTCTGTGTCGCTGTTTATTCCGCTGCTGATTATGGCGGTAGCCTCCGATTTAGTGTCGGGCGAACGCACGACAGGAACGATCAAGATGCTGCTGACCCGTCCGGTCAGACGCTGGAAAGTATTGTTCAGCAAAATGACAGCCCTGCTGATGTTCGTTTCGCTGATTGTGCTAGCCACCTACTTGGTCAGCTACCTGGTTTCCGGGCTGGCTTTTGGCTACAAGGGCTTCGACTTGCCGGTCTTCACAGGCTTTCAGCTGAACGGGGATAGCGTGGATATGTCGAGCGTTCATGCTGTGCCGCAGTGGAAGTATATGCTGATGCAAGGCGGGCTGATCTGGTTCGTCAGTGTGGTCGTTGCGCTGCTGGCCTTCATGGTTTCGGTTCTGGTGCGCAGCACCGCAGCGAGCATTGTGGTGATGATGGCGGCGCTGATTGCCGGCACGATTCTGACCAATATGGCCGCAGCCTGGACAACGGCCAAATATTTGTTTATGGTGAATCTCGGGCTTACGGGTTATCTGGCCGGAACTCCGGCCCCGATTGAAGGGATGACGCTCCCTTTTTCGCTGGCGGTATTGGCGGTATGGGGAGCTGTTTCCGTAATCATTTCATTCGCCGTCTTTACGAAACGGGATATTTTGAATTAG
- a CDS encoding ABC transporter ATP-binding protein → MINGDNGGSDTIVLSVDGVRKKIGRKWIIDDVTFDVREGEIFGFLGPNGAGKTTTIRMLVDLIRPSAGKITVCGYNVNKEPEKALQYVGSIVENPEVYTYLTGWENLQHFAYMQPGVGTDRIAEVVDIVRLDQRIHDKVSTYSLGMRQRLGIAQALLGRPRLLILDEPTNGLDPKGIKELREFIRRLADEGLAVFVSSHLLSEIQLLCDRVAIISKGRVLAVGGVEELVARNSPYVLWELEPIGSARALLGDRSDVQLLDPQDVILDDSIIAGMGPSSLVSLMDEELIPELVATLVAAEIEVRAVHKINPTLEQLFLKLTEGETID, encoded by the coding sequence ATGATCAATGGGGATAACGGTGGTTCCGACACGATTGTCCTGTCCGTTGACGGCGTACGCAAAAAAATCGGCCGCAAATGGATTATAGATGACGTAACGTTTGATGTGAGAGAAGGCGAAATCTTCGGATTTCTTGGACCCAACGGAGCCGGCAAAACGACGACCATCCGCATGCTGGTTGATCTGATCCGCCCGTCGGCCGGGAAAATCACGGTCTGCGGCTATAATGTGAACAAGGAGCCGGAGAAGGCGCTGCAGTATGTCGGCTCCATCGTGGAGAATCCCGAGGTCTACACTTATTTGACCGGCTGGGAGAACCTGCAGCATTTCGCCTACATGCAGCCCGGAGTGGGTACGGACCGTATAGCTGAGGTGGTGGACATTGTCCGGCTGGATCAGCGGATTCATGACAAAGTCAGCACCTACTCCCTGGGGATGCGCCAGCGGCTGGGCATTGCCCAAGCCCTGCTGGGACGCCCCCGGCTGCTGATTCTGGATGAGCCGACCAATGGCCTTGACCCGAAAGGCATCAAGGAGCTGCGCGAGTTCATCCGCAGGCTGGCAGACGAAGGGCTGGCCGTATTTGTGTCCAGCCATCTTCTGAGCGAAATTCAGCTGCTCTGCGACCGGGTGGCAATCATCAGCAAAGGACGTGTACTAGCCGTAGGCGGCGTGGAGGAACTGGTAGCCCGCAACTCGCCTTATGTGCTGTGGGAGCTGGAGCCTATAGGCAGCGCGCGTGCGCTGCTCGGCGATCGCTCCGATGTGCAACTGCTGGATCCTCAGGATGTGATTTTGGATGATTCAATCATAGCGGGGATGGGACCTTCCTCGCTGGTGAGCTTGATGGACGAAGAGCTTATTCCCGAGCTGGTCGCCACCCTTGTTGCGGCTGAGATTGAAGTGAGGGCTGTGCATAAAATCAACCCCACACTGGAACAGCTATTCTTGAAGCTAACGGAAGGTGAGACTATTGACTAA
- a CDS encoding GDSL-type esterase/lipase family protein, which produces MKDSKWLWRWVSLISITATAILLAGFVYAVQDIVNPVGTVTPTTLPQETSATQEAGTGKLNLVALGDSLAKGTGDNSGQGFVRRTVAGLSDAGVSSELLINMGINGQTAAGLQSRLDDEGMQYAIRQADVVLLSIGGNDLFRGAQQMQSGAAADTPAPGTQPAVGAEPAEGEGATKGTGNAAQAPASGGVPEISPESVLAALPEASAKLGTILERISEINPQAQIYYMGLYNPFGDISELLEPGNQAVTAWNNAAMDIINRHGNMTLVPTFDLFNRHLDKYLSTDHFHPNGEGYQRMADRVVQALR; this is translated from the coding sequence TTGAAGGATTCCAAATGGCTATGGCGCTGGGTCAGCCTAATTTCAATTACTGCCACGGCAATACTGCTGGCAGGATTCGTATATGCGGTGCAGGATATCGTGAATCCGGTGGGGACGGTTACGCCTACAACCCTGCCGCAGGAGACGTCGGCGACCCAGGAAGCCGGGACCGGCAAGCTTAACCTCGTGGCGCTTGGAGATTCGTTGGCCAAGGGCACCGGAGACAACAGCGGGCAAGGCTTCGTGCGGCGCACGGTTGCCGGCTTGTCGGACGCAGGCGTAAGCTCCGAGCTGCTGATTAATATGGGCATCAATGGGCAGACGGCAGCGGGGCTGCAGAGCAGGCTCGATGATGAAGGGATGCAGTATGCGATCCGGCAGGCCGATGTGGTGCTGCTCTCCATCGGCGGCAATGATCTGTTCCGCGGCGCGCAGCAAATGCAGAGCGGCGCTGCGGCGGATACGCCTGCGCCCGGCACCCAGCCTGCAGTTGGAGCAGAACCGGCCGAAGGCGAAGGTGCCACAAAAGGGACAGGCAATGCGGCCCAGGCCCCGGCATCCGGCGGTGTGCCCGAGATCAGCCCGGAATCGGTGCTGGCCGCGCTTCCGGAAGCGTCAGCGAAGCTGGGCACCATCCTGGAACGGATCAGTGAGATCAATCCGCAGGCACAGATTTATTATATGGGACTGTACAATCCCTTTGGCGATATTTCCGAACTGCTGGAGCCGGGCAATCAAGCGGTCACAGCGTGGAACAACGCGGCGATGGACATCATTAATCGCCACGGGAACATGACGCTGGTGCCCACTTTCGACTTGTTCAACCGCCATCTGGACAAGTATCTGTCCACAGACCATTTTCACCCGAACGGGGAGGGCTACCAGCGTATGGCGGACCGGGTAGTACAGGCATTGCGCTAG
- a CDS encoding WG repeat-containing protein, with protein MLRIRLNELVKADDSCQVQAEVWKWDGIGWNEFITQQEEDFIRAEEELFVTIPAEPGLYRVDYSSRPLEQLFGLPEAGEQGLLRSSILHPAPFKLKDGTLWGYINDEGKVVLEPRYDYAEDFQENGQAIVLLGNNNGLIDSSGREKVKPIYSFIAPFSEGRAVVSDARGYTLIDEQGKPVTSARYDYLNSLQDGRALFSKQSTTSPSRYGYLNRQGKEVLPPVYEDAGDFKDGVALVKIRSGEYALIDPDGRKLHTYKHPYVGNPGEGMLAYQAVENGKSGYLRTDGSVAIEPQFTAALPFMEGRAVINTAEDYGNAYGLIDKQGERIIPAQYYEVQQLGENRVALGTPLYPDQPYRGSRYVIADAQTGGVLSSHPLLGVNNYKDGLASVYDAKETYFINTSGNRAAQPPVIAGSGTLSRSGNLIRADVDQRTAYYDLRGRQVWRQNGVILLRPPYSVVEHKFKPNNDYLVYYPVVEGIADNEVARKVNHRLRKVSLAEGAGSGAQEFSYSGDFAVSFFRKQLLVLELTGYRFPYGAAHGMPTRIYEHINLRKGRFFELKDLFKPGSKYVEKLSEIVGKQIEKDPQYSYVFPDTYMGIRADQPFFVDEDALNLYFEPYEIAPYVAGFPTFRIPYAEIMGLISTEGEFWQSFH; from the coding sequence ATGCTGAGAATACGGTTAAATGAACTGGTAAAGGCTGACGACTCGTGCCAGGTGCAGGCTGAGGTATGGAAATGGGACGGCATCGGCTGGAACGAATTCATTACGCAGCAGGAAGAGGATTTCATCCGCGCCGAAGAGGAACTGTTCGTGACGATTCCGGCTGAGCCCGGACTGTACCGTGTGGATTATTCGAGCCGTCCGCTTGAGCAGCTGTTTGGGCTGCCGGAGGCCGGGGAGCAGGGACTGCTGCGCAGCTCTATCCTGCACCCTGCTCCATTCAAGCTGAAGGACGGCACGTTATGGGGATATATCAATGATGAGGGCAAAGTAGTTCTTGAACCTCGTTATGACTACGCCGAGGATTTTCAAGAGAACGGGCAGGCCATTGTCCTGCTGGGCAATAACAACGGGCTGATTGACAGCAGCGGCCGTGAGAAGGTGAAGCCCATTTACTCCTTCATCGCGCCTTTCTCCGAAGGCCGGGCGGTGGTGTCGGATGCGAGAGGGTACACCCTGATAGATGAGCAGGGCAAGCCGGTGACCTCGGCCAGATATGATTACCTGAACTCTCTGCAGGATGGACGCGCCTTGTTCTCTAAACAGAGTACCACCTCTCCATCCCGATACGGTTATCTGAACCGACAGGGCAAGGAAGTGCTGCCGCCGGTATATGAGGATGCCGGAGACTTCAAGGACGGGGTCGCTCTGGTCAAAATAAGGTCTGGCGAGTACGCGCTGATTGATCCGGACGGCCGTAAGCTGCATACCTATAAGCATCCCTATGTAGGCAATCCCGGCGAGGGAATGCTGGCTTATCAGGCGGTGGAGAACGGCAAATCCGGTTATCTGCGCACCGACGGCAGCGTTGCCATTGAGCCGCAGTTCACCGCCGCTCTGCCATTTATGGAAGGGCGGGCGGTAATCAATACGGCAGAGGATTACGGCAATGCGTATGGACTGATTGATAAGCAGGGGGAACGGATCATTCCAGCGCAATATTATGAGGTCCAGCAGCTGGGCGAGAACCGGGTGGCGCTCGGAACCCCGCTGTATCCCGACCAGCCCTACCGCGGCTCGCGGTATGTCATTGCCGATGCACAGACCGGCGGAGTGCTGAGCAGCCATCCTTTGCTGGGCGTAAACAATTATAAGGACGGTCTGGCGTCGGTATATGATGCCAAGGAGACGTATTTCATTAATACAAGCGGAAACAGGGCTGCCCAACCGCCGGTCATCGCCGGCTCGGGAACGCTGTCACGAAGCGGAAACCTGATCCGTGCGGATGTGGACCAGCGCACCGCCTATTATGACCTCAGAGGCAGACAGGTCTGGCGGCAGAACGGCGTGATCCTGCTGCGGCCTCCTTATTCCGTAGTGGAGCACAAGTTCAAGCCGAACAATGACTACCTGGTCTATTATCCGGTAGTCGAAGGAATCGCCGACAATGAGGTTGCAAGAAAGGTGAACCACAGACTGCGCAAGGTGTCGCTTGCTGAAGGGGCAGGCAGCGGTGCGCAGGAATTCAGCTACAGCGGCGATTTCGCCGTATCCTTTTTCCGCAAGCAGCTGCTGGTGCTGGAGCTTACCGGCTACCGTTTTCCTTATGGAGCCGCACACGGCATGCCGACGCGGATCTATGAGCATATCAACCTGCGCAAAGGCCGCTTCTTCGAGCTGAAGGACCTGTTCAAGCCTGGCAGCAAATATGTGGAGAAGCTGAGCGAAATCGTCGGCAAGCAAATTGAGAAGGACCCGCAGTATTCATATGTTTTCCCGGACACGTATATGGGAATCCGTGCGGATCAGCCGTTTTTTGTCGATGAAGACGCGCTTAACCTCTATTTTGAACCCTACGAGATTGCTCCTTATGTTGCCGGGTTCCCCACCTTCCGAATTCCGTATGCGGAGATTATGGGCCTGATCTCGACCGAAGGGGAGTTCTGGCAGTCTTTTCATTAA
- the parE gene encoding DNA topoisomerase IV subunit B, with product MLEQIDMFAEVSKNGEAGRTGYDADDIQVLEGLVAVRKRPGMYIGSTSSSGLHHLVWEIVDNAVDEHLAKHCSKIDITLRKDGSVTVQDNGRGIPTGMHKTGVPTPQVVFTILHAGGKFGGSGYKKSGGLHGVGASVTNALSEWLEVEIYREGKIHKQRFEYWVDKKGKEHVGEPVTGLEVLGNTNKTGSKITFKPDIRVFPNGIALSYDTLAERVQEIAFLNSGLRITLVDERSGRQDEFFYEGGASQFVQFLNEGKDVLHDVIHYSSEKDDIEVEVALQYNAGYTETIASFVNSIPTRSGGTHETGFKTAYTRVLNDYARRTQLLKEKDKNLEGNDLREGMMAVISVKMSDVEFVGQTKDQLGSSSARSAVDYIVSENMARFLEENPQVAQSLLKKSIQASKAREAARKARDEIRTGKKRSESSNLGGKLSPAQSKDVTRTELFIVEGDSAGGSAKQGRDSKIQAILPLKGKPMNPEKAKLLDVLKNDEYKAIVSAIGAGIGPEFAVEDSNYSKIIIMTDADTDGAHIQVLLLTFFYRYMKPLIDAGKVFIAQPPLYKLTRKTGKLQTVRYAWTDDELQNYLKEFGKNFELQRYKGLGEMNPDQLWETTMNPESRMLMQVQIEDIAKVERRISTLMGDKVDPRKRWIVENVDFTEIVE from the coding sequence ATGCTCGAACAGATCGATATGTTTGCTGAAGTCTCTAAGAACGGCGAAGCTGGCCGGACTGGATACGATGCTGACGACATTCAAGTGCTCGAAGGTCTGGTTGCGGTCCGCAAGCGGCCCGGCATGTATATCGGCAGTACAAGTTCTTCGGGTTTGCACCATCTCGTATGGGAAATCGTAGATAACGCCGTTGATGAGCACTTGGCCAAGCATTGTTCGAAAATTGACATAACGCTTCGCAAGGATGGCTCTGTGACCGTACAGGACAATGGCCGGGGCATTCCGACCGGCATGCACAAGACCGGTGTACCTACGCCTCAGGTCGTCTTCACCATTCTTCATGCCGGAGGCAAGTTTGGCGGCTCGGGCTACAAGAAATCAGGCGGATTGCACGGTGTGGGCGCGTCGGTGACGAATGCCTTGTCCGAATGGCTGGAGGTGGAGATTTACCGTGAGGGCAAGATCCACAAACAGCGCTTTGAGTACTGGGTGGACAAGAAAGGCAAAGAGCATGTCGGCGAGCCGGTTACGGGTCTTGAAGTGCTGGGCAATACGAACAAAACCGGTTCGAAGATCACCTTCAAGCCGGATATTCGTGTCTTCCCAAATGGGATTGCGCTGAGCTATGACACTTTGGCCGAGCGGGTTCAGGAAATCGCTTTTCTGAACTCGGGACTGCGGATTACGCTTGTAGATGAACGCAGCGGCCGTCAGGATGAGTTCTTCTATGAGGGCGGCGCCAGCCAATTCGTGCAGTTTCTGAATGAAGGCAAGGATGTGCTCCATGATGTGATTCATTACAGCTCAGAGAAAGATGATATTGAAGTAGAGGTGGCTCTCCAGTACAATGCCGGATATACCGAGACGATCGCTTCCTTCGTGAACTCGATTCCGACCCGTAGCGGTGGTACGCACGAGACCGGCTTCAAGACGGCCTATACCCGTGTGCTGAATGATTATGCCCGTCGTACACAGCTGCTGAAGGAGAAAGACAAGAACCTTGAAGGCAACGACCTGCGCGAGGGAATGATGGCTGTCATCAGCGTCAAGATGAGCGATGTCGAATTCGTCGGCCAGACCAAGGACCAGCTGGGAAGCTCCTCGGCGCGCAGCGCAGTGGATTATATCGTGTCCGAGAACATGGCCCGCTTCCTGGAGGAGAACCCTCAGGTGGCTCAGAGTCTGCTGAAGAAATCGATCCAGGCCTCGAAGGCCCGGGAAGCGGCGCGCAAAGCCCGCGATGAGATCCGCACAGGCAAGAAACGCAGCGAAAGCTCCAACCTGGGCGGCAAGTTATCCCCGGCGCAGTCCAAGGATGTAACCCGCACAGAGCTGTTTATCGTGGAAGGTGATTCTGCCGGAGGTTCGGCCAAGCAAGGGCGGGATTCGAAGATTCAGGCGATTCTGCCGCTGAAGGGCAAGCCGATGAACCCGGAGAAGGCCAAGCTGCTGGATGTGCTTAAGAATGATGAATACAAGGCTATTGTGTCTGCCATCGGGGCGGGAATCGGTCCGGAGTTTGCCGTGGAAGACAGCAATTATTCCAAGATTATTATAATGACCGATGCGGATACGGACGGAGCGCATATTCAGGTGCTGCTGCTTACTTTTTTCTACCGGTATATGAAGCCGCTGATCGATGCAGGCAAGGTCTTTATCGCCCAGCCGCCTCTCTATAAGCTGACTCGCAAGACGGGCAAGCTGCAGACGGTGCGTTATGCCTGGACGGATGATGAATTACAGAATTATCTGAAGGAATTCGGCAAAAACTTTGAGCTGCAGCGCTACAAGGGACTAGGTGAGATGAATCCTGATCAGCTGTGGGAAACCACGATGAACCCCGAGTCGCGTATGCTGATGCAGGTGCAGATTGAGGATATCGCCAAGGTTGAGCGCCGGATTTCCACCCTGATGGGGGATAAGGTCGATCCGCGCAAGCGCTGGATCGTGGAGAACGTGGATTTCACAGAGATTGTGGAGTAG
- the gyrA gene encoding DNA gyrase subunit A, giving the protein MGSLSEQFLPAFLEEVVGDRFGRYSKYIIQDRAIPDVRDGLKPVQRRILYAMYDSGNTPDKPYRKSAKTVGDVMGNYHPHGDSSIYDGMVRMAQYWKMGHVLVDGHGNWGSMDDDPAAAMRYTEARLSPIAMEMMRDIEKRTVLFKDNFDNTTKEPVVVPSRYPNLLVNGTSGISAGFATEIPPHNLREVIDACIAVMQKPDIELEDIMTFMKGPDFPTGGTIMGGDGIMDAYRTGKGRIYLRSKTDIENLRGGKQQIVITEIPFQIVKSRLVTSMENIRLEKKVDGIAEVRDESGRDGLRIVVELKKEADAQGILAYLLKKTDLQVTYNFNMVAIVNKAPQQLGLKAILEAYIAHQREVVTHRTQFDLERAEDRAHVLEGLVKALNILDEIIAAIKASKNRQDAQNNLVWMFGFTERQADSILTLQLYRLTNLEINALQKELDETQAKIAQLRGILDSDKKLVSVIRKELLEIRDKYGIDRRSLIQGEVEELKVSLEVLVNAEEVLVALSADGYIKRTGMTSFTRSGADRQSSGVKEGDRIVRLMDLNTRDSLLVFTRKGQYFLLPVHQIPEFKWKEPGTAVVNVIGLSKGDGIVSILPVSNLEDPAQSLVFVTRKGQVKRTELKEYSTSRSGAVAACKVAEGDEIISVSPSRGDKDLVLITREGMSIRFQEQEVNPMGRVASGVRGIQLREGDEVISCFWVSEDEGEILAITDIGYAKRSLLVDYPSQSRGGKGMPTFEFKEGKRVKPNGSRLAGAFYCREPLLLTAVTRDNAIHTFSSESSPIGERRSIGKQIIPVEKKDEIIQLYPTIQ; this is encoded by the coding sequence ATGGGCAGTTTATCAGAGCAATTTTTGCCGGCTTTTCTGGAAGAGGTCGTCGGTGACCGCTTTGGCCGGTATTCCAAATATATTATTCAGGACCGTGCGATTCCCGATGTCCGGGACGGGCTGAAGCCCGTACAGCGCCGGATTCTCTATGCGATGTATGACTCGGGGAACACCCCTGACAAGCCGTACCGCAAATCCGCCAAAACCGTCGGAGACGTAATGGGGAATTACCATCCCCACGGAGACTCCTCCATCTATGACGGGATGGTGCGGATGGCGCAATACTGGAAGATGGGCCATGTGCTGGTTGACGGTCACGGCAACTGGGGTTCGATGGATGATGACCCCGCTGCGGCCATGCGCTACACAGAGGCGCGCCTGTCACCCATAGCGATGGAAATGATGCGCGATATTGAGAAGCGTACGGTGCTGTTCAAGGACAATTTCGATAACACCACCAAGGAGCCGGTCGTGGTGCCTTCCCGTTATCCTAACCTGCTGGTGAACGGCACCAGCGGAATTTCCGCCGGTTTCGCCACCGAGATTCCACCGCATAACCTGCGGGAAGTAATTGACGCCTGCATCGCGGTGATGCAGAAACCGGATATTGAGCTGGAAGATATTATGACCTTCATGAAAGGGCCGGATTTCCCTACCGGCGGTACCATCATGGGCGGCGACGGCATTATGGATGCCTACCGTACCGGCAAAGGGCGGATCTATCTTCGCTCGAAGACAGACATTGAGAACCTGCGCGGCGGCAAGCAGCAGATTGTCATCACGGAGATTCCGTTCCAGATTGTGAAGTCCAGACTGGTTACCTCGATGGAGAATATCCGGCTGGAGAAGAAGGTTGACGGCATCGCCGAGGTGCGTGATGAGAGTGGACGCGATGGTCTGCGGATCGTAGTGGAATTGAAGAAGGAAGCAGATGCTCAGGGCATTCTGGCTTATCTGCTGAAGAAAACCGATCTGCAAGTCACCTATAACTTCAACATGGTCGCGATCGTCAACAAAGCGCCGCAGCAGCTGGGGCTGAAGGCGATTCTTGAAGCCTATATTGCCCATCAGCGTGAAGTGGTCACCCACCGCACCCAGTTCGACCTGGAGCGGGCGGAAGACCGGGCACACGTGCTGGAAGGGCTGGTTAAAGCCCTTAATATTCTGGATGAGATCATCGCGGCGATCAAGGCCTCGAAGAACCGCCAGGATGCGCAGAACAATCTGGTCTGGATGTTTGGGTTCACCGAACGCCAGGCCGATTCTATTCTCACCCTGCAGCTGTACCGGCTGACCAATCTGGAGATCAATGCGCTCCAGAAGGAGCTGGACGAGACGCAGGCCAAGATCGCACAGCTGCGCGGCATTCTGGACAGCGACAAGAAGCTGGTGTCAGTTATCCGCAAGGAGCTGCTGGAGATCCGCGATAAATACGGGATTGACCGCCGATCCTTGATACAGGGCGAAGTAGAAGAGCTGAAGGTCAGTCTTGAAGTGCTGGTAAATGCAGAGGAGGTCCTGGTGGCCTTGTCAGCCGACGGTTACATCAAACGCACCGGTATGACCTCCTTCACCCGTTCGGGGGCTGACCGCCAGTCCTCCGGGGTCAAGGAAGGCGACCGGATCGTGCGGCTGATGGACCTGAACACCCGGGACAGTCTGCTGGTCTTCACGCGCAAGGGACAATATTTCCTGCTGCCGGTCCATCAGATCCCGGAATTCAAATGGAAGGAACCGGGGACTGCGGTTGTCAACGTCATTGGATTGTCCAAAGGCGACGGGATCGTCAGCATACTGCCGGTGAGCAATCTGGAGGACCCGGCGCAGAGCCTGGTATTCGTGACCCGCAAGGGTCAGGTGAAACGAACCGAGCTGAAAGAATATTCCACCAGCCGGTCCGGGGCGGTAGCCGCCTGCAAGGTAGCCGAAGGCGACGAGATTATCAGCGTGTCTCCGAGCCGCGGAGACAAGGATCTGGTACTGATCACTCGTGAGGGCATGAGCATCCGCTTCCAGGAGCAGGAGGTGAATCCGATGGGCCGGGTTGCTTCCGGCGTACGGGGAATTCAGCTCCGTGAGGGCGATGAAGTGATTTCCTGCTTCTGGGTCAGTGAAGACGAAGGCGAGATTCTGGCCATCACAGACATCGGATATGCCAAACGCTCCTTGCTGGTGGATTATCCGTCCCAGAGCCGTGGCGGTAAAGGGATGCCAACCTTTGAATTCAAGGAAGGCAAGCGGGTGAAACCGAACGGCAGCAGACTGGCCGGTGCGTTCTATTGCAGAGAGCCGCTACTGCTGACCGCTGTTACACGCGATAATGCCATTCACACCTTCTCCTCGGAATCTTCTCCAATCGGGGAACGCCGTTCCATCGGCAAGCAGATTATTCCTGTAGAGAAGAAGGATGAGATTATCCAGCTCTATCCGACGATTCAGTAA